The window CACATATAAGCAAACACAAGCAAAGCGTAACTAAAAAGCGTCAGCTTATCCGTCCTATAAACCTTCTTCATTAACCTTCTCCCAACAACTCTTCTGCAGCTCTTTTAAATCTATTCAACCCTTCAATTATATTATTCATAGACGTAGCGTAAGAAAGCCTTAAATACCCTGGCATACCAAAAGCGCTACCAGGAACAACCGCAATTTTAGCTTTTTCAAGCAGGTAGTCGGCAAGCGCAAAATCGTCCTTCAAACCACCCTTTTCTATCAACTCCTTCACGTTAGGAAAAGCGTAAAACGCCCCTTTAGGCATCAAACACTTAACTCCAGGAATCTCATTAAGCCTCTCAACCATGTAGCGCCTTCTCTCGTCAAAAGCTTTAAGCCAATCCTTCAAAAAGTCAGTAGGTGACGTAAGCGCAGCAATAGCTGCTTTCTGCGTAACAGAGTTAACGTTAGAAATAGACTGAGAATTAATCTTTATCATCGCATCAATTATCTCTCTAGGACCAGCAGCGTAACCTACCCGCCAGCCTGTCATAGAAAACGCCTTAGAAAGCGCATTAATAGTTATCGTAACGCTCTTAATCTCCTCAGATATAGAAGCTATACTCGTATGCTCAAAACCATCGTAAGTAAGTTTCTCGTAACACTCATCAGAAGCTATTAAAATTCCTCTTTTAGCGCAGAACTCCCCTATCCTCTTAAGTTCATTTCTATCAATAACGGCACCTGTAGGATTGTTGGGAGTACAAAGTATCAACAACTTAGTTCTATCATTTACAACAGGTTCAATATCTTCAAGTCTCAAAGAAAATCCATTCTCTTCCTTCGTCTCAACAAATACAGGTTTTCCACCTGCAAACTTTACCTGCTCAGGATAGGTAACCCAGTAAGGTGCAGGAATAATAACCTCATCGCCTTCCTCAATTACAGAAAGCATCAAATTAAACAAAGCCAACTTGGCTCCATCCGTTATCACAACTTCCTGCGGTGAATACTCTATCCCGTTCTCCCTTTTTAGCTTTTCAGCAACAGCCTCCCTCAACTCAAGGATACCCGCAGGTGCTGTATATTTGGTAAAACCGGATTTAATCGCTTCTATAGCAGCTTCTTTAACGTGTTCAGGAGTATCAAAGTCAGGCTCTCCAGCACCGAACCCTATAACGTCAATCCCCTTAGCTCTCATCTCTTTAGCTTTAGAAGTAATTGCCATAGTAGGAGAAGGAGACATACCCAAAACCCTTTTAGCAAGCCTCATAGCAGCCCCCGAAAAAGTTGTCGTTGACATTTTACACGTTTGCTGATACTTTTCCCACAACAAAAGGTTCAGGAGGTCTCCTCATGAAAGGGAACAAATGCCTCACACCGGAACAGCTAAAAGAACTCAAAGAAATCTTGGAACAGAAAAAAAGGGAAGTTCTTGAAGATATAAAAAGAGGATTGGAAGACCAGCTTCACTCCGAAAGAGAAGTCGGCGATATCGTTGACATGTCAACAGACGAAATCCTCAGAACGTTTGAAATGAGAATAAGAGACAGAGAAGCAAAGTACCTCAAAAAAATAGAAAAAGCCCTCCAAAAAATAGAGGAAGGAACTTATGGAATATGTGAAAACTGCGGTGCTTGCATTCAGTATGAAAGGCTCAAGCTAAGACCTGTAGCTGAATTATGCATTAAATGTAAGTTGGAACAAGAACAAGTAGAAAGGAAATTTGGAGAGGAAGAATAACCATTTAAAGGGGGAGAAGCTCTCCCCCATACACCATGTCAGCCAACGCTTGCGCAAAACGTAACCTCTTCCTCCTCGTTAACAACGCCTCTAAAGTGAACTTCCTTCTCAACTCTCTCTGGAGAAAGCTTTTCAACGATGTAATCAAAAGCCTTAAAAGCGTTCTCATGGTCGCCACACGTATAAACGTCAATGGCAACGTAACCGTGCTCAGGCCAGGTATGAAAAGAAAGGTGAGATTCAGATATTACAACAACCCCCGTTGCGCCATAAGGCTCAAACTGGTGGTAATAGTGAGAAAGTTTATTTAGACGGGCATATTCAACAGCCCCCTCAAAGATTTCTGCCATTCTATCGGCAGACTTCAAAATTTCAGGGTCGCAGCCGTAGAGGTCAGCTACGATGTGGACGCCGAGGGTCTTTGCCATTTCTCTTCCTCCTTTATACGAAGTTAAATAACACTCAAGGCTAAATACCTCCTCTCAAAAAGCAAGGCTTAATTATATGCATTTTATTTTCCCAATCAATTCTACTAAATGTCTCGGCATCCACAAATTGCAAATTACCCTACCACCCCTCTAACCTTTTCAGCTAAATTAATAGCAAAACGCTTCAGTAAATCAAAATCTTTTTCTTTCGGCATTCCCTTCACAAGAACAGGTTCTATCCACTCAGCTTTAACGTTCTTCAAAGTATCCTGTATATGTTTCACCATAACCTTACCATTCCAGCCGTAAGAACCTATAACAGACAAAAACTTAGTCTTAGGTCTTAAACCGTTCATCAAGTAAGCAAAAGAGATAACCGCAGGATGCGCACCTGCAAGTACTGTAGGCGAAGCCAAAACTACCGCTGCAGCATCAACCAAATC is drawn from Desulfurobacterium pacificum and contains these coding sequences:
- a CDS encoding pyridoxal phosphate-dependent aminotransferase; this encodes MRLAKRVLGMSPSPTMAITSKAKEMRAKGIDVIGFGAGEPDFDTPEHVKEAAIEAIKSGFTKYTAPAGILELREAVAEKLKRENGIEYSPQEVVITDGAKLALFNLMLSVIEEGDEVIIPAPYWVTYPEQVKFAGGKPVFVETKEENGFSLRLEDIEPVVNDRTKLLILCTPNNPTGAVIDRNELKRIGEFCAKRGILIASDECYEKLTYDGFEHTSIASISEEIKSVTITINALSKAFSMTGWRVGYAAGPREIIDAMIKINSQSISNVNSVTQKAAIAALTSPTDFLKDWLKAFDERRRYMVERLNEIPGVKCLMPKGAFYAFPNVKELIEKGGLKDDFALADYLLEKAKIAVVPGSAFGMPGYLRLSYATSMNNIIEGLNRFKRAAEELLGEG
- a CDS encoding TraR/DksA family transcriptional regulator, whose amino-acid sequence is MKGNKCLTPEQLKELKEILEQKKREVLEDIKRGLEDQLHSEREVGDIVDMSTDEILRTFEMRIRDREAKYLKKIEKALQKIEEGTYGICENCGACIQYERLKLRPVAELCIKCKLEQEQVERKFGEEE
- the speD gene encoding adenosylmethionine decarboxylase, which encodes MAKTLGVHIVADLYGCDPEILKSADRMAEIFEGAVEYARLNKLSHYYHQFEPYGATGVVVISESHLSFHTWPEHGYVAIDVYTCGDHENAFKAFDYIVEKLSPERVEKEVHFRGVVNEEEEVTFCASVG